A window from Tenacibaculum singaporense encodes these proteins:
- the murI gene encoding glutamate racemase yields the protein MKTITQQPIGIFDSGIGGTSIWKEIYQLLPQEHTIYLSDSKNAPYGQKSTQEIIDLSIKNTEFLIDKGAKIIVVACNTATTNAIQYLRSNYKIPFIGIEPAIKPASLNTQTGTIGILATKGTLNSALFEKTTSSLNDEINIIEQVGEGLVELIENGKIYSDEMTFLLKKYIKPMLDKKCDYIVLGCTHYPYLLPQIHKITGKKVKIIDSGEAVAKQVKNILTQQNLLNLSNEIPNNIFYINKDKSVLEVMLKNYKNSKISFLDF from the coding sequence ATGAAAACGATTACACAACAACCTATAGGTATTTTTGACTCTGGTATTGGTGGTACATCTATATGGAAAGAAATTTACCAACTATTACCACAAGAACATACTATTTATCTATCAGATAGTAAAAATGCTCCTTACGGTCAAAAATCAACACAGGAAATAATCGATTTGTCGATTAAAAACACTGAGTTTTTAATTGATAAAGGAGCCAAAATTATAGTTGTTGCTTGTAATACAGCTACAACGAATGCTATACAATACCTAAGATCTAATTATAAGATACCTTTTATTGGTATAGAGCCTGCAATTAAACCTGCTTCACTAAATACTCAAACAGGCACAATTGGTATACTTGCCACAAAAGGTACTTTAAACAGTGCTTTATTTGAAAAAACAACTTCTAGCTTAAATGATGAAATAAATATTATAGAACAAGTTGGAGAAGGCTTGGTTGAACTAATAGAAAATGGTAAAATCTATTCTGATGAGATGACTTTCCTATTAAAAAAATATATAAAACCAATGCTAGATAAAAAATGTGATTATATTGTTTTAGGTTGTACGCATTACCCCTATTTACTTCCACAAATACATAAAATTACTGGAAAAAAAGTCAAAATTATAGATTCAGGTGAAGCTGTGGCTAAGCAGGTAAAGAATATTTTAACACAGCAAAACCTACTCAATCTCAGTAACGAAATACCAAACAATATTTTTTATATTAATAAAGATAAAAGTGTTTTAGAAGTTATGCTTAAAAACTATAAAAACAGTAAAATTAGCTTTCTTGATTTTTAA